The region GCATCCGACCGCGCCGCTCCGGGCCCCGTGCGGACGAACGGCGGGCAGCGCGCTGCTGCTTCAGTAAACGAGTCAGCTCCCGCCGAATGGGGCCACGGGGCATGGCATAAATCGCCGTATAGATGGTCTCGTGCGACACCCGCCACTCCGGTCGGTCAGGATATTCTTCGCGCAGTCCCTGGCTGATCTGACGTGGCGACCAATAACGTGCCAGTCGCCGCTGCACCTCCAGCCACAAGGCACTGTCGGCGCTCAGCTTGCGCTCGCGTCGCGCTCGACGGCGCAAGCGCCGCGCCCGTTCGCCAGCACGAACCGCATCATAGCCTCGCCGGGGTCGACCCAGCGCCGGGGTGGGCCCCGGCGTACGCACCCCATTGCGGGCCAATTCGCGCGACACGCTGCTATCGGCACGCCCCAACATTCGGGCGATAGCGCGGCCGCTATGGCCATGCTGCTTCATGGCCATGAGCACACCGCGTTCTTCGGCGCTGAAGTGGCTGTACTGGGTTCCCATGCGCTGACCTCAAGGGTGGGTGATGCGCTTGAGGTTAGACAGTGCAGTTACCTTTCTTTTGTTGCTTTAGACAAAAGAAAGTAACCCGCCGCTTTAGTGGCGGAAGCTTTTGGCGTTTGATCCTGATCTTGCTTGAGCGAAGCACCGCGAGACCTTCGCAGCGCGGTCGCGGCTCGCGCCGCTCCTACCCTCGCGACAGCTCACTCCCTCGATCAATCACGAAGGCGCTGCAAAACCTGCGAATCCCGCGATCGCGGCTCACGCCGCTCCTACAGAAAAGCAGCACCCCCCAAACGACGCCACACCACCTCAAGCCGCGTCGTACAGCGCCATCCACTCCGCCTCGGCCTTGGCCAGGTCCGCGGCGACCTTTTCGCGCTGCTTGGCTAGCTCGGCCGCGTTGTCGCCGCCGCCGGCGTATTTGGTCGGATCGGCCAGGTCCATGTCCAGGGTATGCAGCTTGGATTCCAGCTCGGCCACCCGCTTTTCCGCTTCCGCCAGCTTGACCGGGTTGACCTTGCGCCCGCCCTTGCCGCCGCCGGCGGCCTGCTTGGCGGCCGATGCGGCGGCGGTTGCCTGCGCCGCGGCCTTGGCCACGGCCGCGCCCTTGCCGTCGTTGCTGTTGTCGCGCGTGCGCAGCCACACCGCATAGGCGTCGAGGTCGCCGTCGAACGGCTGCGCCACGCCATCGGCCACGCGCCAGAAGGTTTCGCAGACCAGGCCGATCAGGTGGCGGTCGTGCGAGACCAACACGATCGCGCCGGGGAAATCGGACAGCGCTTCGGCCAGGGCCTCGCGCACGTCCAGGTCCAAGTGGTTGGTCGGTTCGTCGAGCAGCAGCACGTTCGGCTTGCGCCAGGCGATCATGGCCAGGGCCAGGCGCGCGCGTTCGCCGCCGGAGAAACCGTCGACCGATTCGAAGGCGCGGTCGCCGGGGAAATTCCACTTGCCGAGGAAATCGCGCAGCTGCTGGGTCGGCACGCCCGGGGCGATTTCGGCCAGATGATCGATCGGGCTGACGCCGGCATGCAGCGATTCGACCGTGTGCTGGGCGAAGTAACCGATGCGCAGGTCCGGATGGCCGCCGCGTTCGCCGGTCAGCAGGTCCAACTCACCGACCAGCGATTTGACCAGGGTCGACTTGCCCGCGCCGTTCGGGCCGAGCAAGGCGATGCGGTCGCCGGCTTCGAGAATAAAGCTGACGTCGTCCAGCACCACGTGGTCGCCGTAGCCGCAATCGGCATGGATCAGGCGCAGCAACGCATGCGGCAGCTTGACCGGCGCCGGGAACTCGATGCGCATCGCGCGTTCGAGCCGCACCGCCTCGGTGCCGACCATCTTGGCCAGGCGCTTGACCCGCGACTGCGCCTGCTTGGCCTTGGCCGCGCTGGCGCTGAAGCGGTCGATGAAGCTCTGCAGATGGGCGCGCTCGGCCTGCTGCTTTTCGTGGGTGATCTGCTGCAGGCGCAGGTGTTCGGCGCGCTGGCGCTCGAACGAGGTGTAGTCGCCGGTGTACAGCTTGGCCTTGCCGTCGTGCAGATGCAGGGTGTGGGTGGTGACCTCGTCGAGGAACTCGCGGTCGTGCGAGATCAGCAGCAAGGTGCCCGGATACTTCAGCAGCCACTGCTCCAGCCACAGCACCGCGTCCAGGTCCAAGTGGTTGGTCGGCTCGTCGAGCAGCAGCAGGTCCGACGGCGTCATCAGTGCGCGCGCCAGGTTCAGGCGCACGCGCCAGCCGCCGGAGAACTCCTTGACCGCGCGCTCGTGGGTGTCGGGCGAGAAGCCCAGGCCGTGCAAGAGCTTGCCGGCGCGCGCGGTGGCGTCGTAACCGCCGAGCTCTTCGAGCCGGTGGTGGGCTTCGGCGACCGCTTCCCAGTCCTCGCGCTCGACCGCTTCGCGTTCGGCGACCAGCACCTGGTAGACCTGGGCGTCGCCGGACAGGACGAAGTCCAGGGCCGGATCGTCGAGGGCCGGGGTTTCCTGGGCCACGCTGGCGATGCGCACCCGGTTGGGCACGTCGATGTCGCCGCGGTCGGCCTCGACCTCGCCCTGGATC is a window of Lysobacter antibioticus DNA encoding:
- a CDS encoding ABC-F family ATP-binding cassette domain-containing protein; its protein translation is MISFRDFAMRRGERLLLSNVDLTLHAGWRVGVIGRNGTGKSSLFAAIQGEVEADRGDIDVPNRVRIASVAQETPALDDPALDFVLSGDAQVYQVLVAEREAVEREDWEAVAEAHHRLEELGGYDATARAGKLLHGLGFSPDTHERAVKEFSGGWRVRLNLARALMTPSDLLLLDEPTNHLDLDAVLWLEQWLLKYPGTLLLISHDREFLDEVTTHTLHLHDGKAKLYTGDYTSFERQRAEHLRLQQITHEKQQAERAHLQSFIDRFSASAAKAKQAQSRVKRLAKMVGTEAVRLERAMRIEFPAPVKLPHALLRLIHADCGYGDHVVLDDVSFILEAGDRIALLGPNGAGKSTLVKSLVGELDLLTGERGGHPDLRIGYFAQHTVESLHAGVSPIDHLAEIAPGVPTQQLRDFLGKWNFPGDRAFESVDGFSGGERARLALAMIAWRKPNVLLLDEPTNHLDLDVREALAEALSDFPGAIVLVSHDRHLIGLVCETFWRVADGVAQPFDGDLDAYAVWLRTRDNSNDGKGAAVAKAAAQATAAASAAKQAAGGGKGGRKVNPVKLAEAEKRVAELESKLHTLDMDLADPTKYAGGGDNAAELAKQREKVAADLAKAEAEWMALYDAA